AACGGCACGGGCACCACGTCGACAGCACTTTCGATCCTGACCGGCTCGGCAACGATAAGTGCAGACACGCTGCTCGCGATGTCGCAACTGAAAACCGGCTGAGTAATTTTTAACCTCGCTCCTGATGAGCGCAACATTCCTTTCAGAACGAAAGCAGACTGCTAAACCTTATATTAATCATTAAATCCCCATTAATAAGCATGGGTAAATATTCGCGACATGTCCGAATTGACTGCCATGAAATCTGGGGGATTTGCGAGTGAGCATTCTTGATCGTGGTGCAAATGCTGTCGCTGCTCTTGCCGCTCTATCGAACTCGCAAGCCATGATCGAATTCGACCTGTCGGGCATAATCCTCACCGCGAACGAAAATTTCTGCCGGGCGCTCGGCTATGAGTTGCGGGAGATCGCCGGACAGCATCACCGCATGTTCGTCGAGCCCGCCTATGCGTCCTCGGCGGAATACAAGGCCTTCTGGAGGAAGCTGTCGGCCGGAAAATTCGAGCAGCAGCAATATAAACGGCTCGGAAAAGGCGGACGCGAGGTCTGGATCGAAGCGTCCTACAATCCGGTGTTCCGGCGCGGGAGGCCGGTCAAGGTCATCAAGATCGCAACCGATATCACCGCGCAAAAGCTGAAATCCGCCGAGGATGCGGGCAAGATCGACGCATTGTCGCGCGCTCAGGCGATCATCGAATTCACGCCGGCCGGCGAAGTTTTAAACGCCAACGACAATTTCCTCGCCGCCCTCGGCTATTCGCTTTCAGAGATCCAGGGCAAACATCATTCGATGTTCTGCGAAGCCGACTATTCGAGATCGGAGGCTTACAAGGAATTCTGGCGCAAGCTCGCGAGCGGCCAGTTGATCGCCGACGAATTCATGCGTGTCGGAAAGGGCGGACGAAAGGTCTACATCCAGGCCTCCTACAATCCGATCTTCGACCTGAACGGCCAGGTGTTCAAAGTCGTCAAGTTCGCGACCGATGTCACGGCGCGCGTCGAGAATGTCGAACAACTTGCTTACTGCCTGACGAATTTTGCCGACGGCGACCTGTCGCAGACGATCCGGAAGCCTTTCATTCCTTCGCTGGAGCGGCTGCGCACCGACTTCAACAGCGCCTCGGAAAAGTTGAAGGACGCAATGGCAACTGTTGCTGAAAACGCCAAGGCGATTTCGGCCGGTTCCAACGAAATCCGCACGGCAGCCGACGACCTGGCAAAACGCACCGAGCAGCAAGCCGCATCCGTCGAAGAGACCGCGGCCGCGCTCGAGGAAATTACCACCACCGTCAAGGATTCGAGCCGCCGCGCCGAGGAGGCCGGTCAACTGGTGGCGCGCACCAAAGACCATGCGGAGCATTCCGGCCAGGTGGTGCGGGATGCGATCGGAGCGATGGATCAGATCGAAACCTCGTCACACGAAATTTCCAATATTATCGGCGTCATCGATGAAATTGCGTTCCAGACGAA
The window above is part of the Rhizobium sp. BT03 genome. Proteins encoded here:
- a CDS encoding PAS domain-containing methyl-accepting chemotaxis protein → MSILDRGANAVAALAALSNSQAMIEFDLSGIILTANENFCRALGYELREIAGQHHRMFVEPAYASSAEYKAFWRKLSAGKFEQQQYKRLGKGGREVWIEASYNPVFRRGRPVKVIKIATDITAQKLKSAEDAGKIDALSRAQAIIEFTPAGEVLNANDNFLAALGYSLSEIQGKHHSMFCEADYSRSEAYKEFWRKLASGQLIADEFMRVGKGGRKVYIQASYNPIFDLNGQVFKVVKFATDVTARVENVEQLAYCLTNFADGDLSQTIRKPFIPSLERLRTDFNSASEKLKDAMATVAENAKAISAGSNEIRTAADDLAKRTEQQAASVEETAAALEEITTTVKDSSRRAEEAGQLVARTKDHAEHSGQVVRDAIGAMDQIETSSHEISNIIGVIDEIAFQTNLLALNAGVEAARAGEAGKGFAVVAQEVRELAQRSAKAAKEIKSLITASGSHVANGVALVTNAGSALREIAGQVHDINTNVTAIVEAAREQSVALGGISQAINTVDQGTQQNAAMVEEQTAASHGLAREAAALFKLLEQFRFEDAPKSRSSSTPAGRHPSVPAALKVVRTASAHGSAAGALKSDWEEF